Proteins encoded in a region of the Canis lupus familiaris isolate Mischka breed German Shepherd chromosome 1, alternate assembly UU_Cfam_GSD_1.0, whole genome shotgun sequence genome:
- the LOC119875948 gene encoding LOW QUALITY PROTEIN: galectin-7-like (The sequence of the model RefSeq protein was modified relative to this genomic sequence to represent the inferred CDS: inserted 1 base in 1 codon), whose protein sequence is MAGSSNVPHKTSLPEGIRVGTVMRIXGVVPNKAGRFYVNLLCGEAPGSEAALHFNPRLDESTVVFNTLEQGAWGREERGTGIPFQRGQPFDVLLIATDEGFKAVVGDSEYHHFRYRIPPARVRLLEVGGDLQLESVSVF, encoded by the exons ATGGCAGGGAGCTCT AACGTGCCCCACAAGACCTCGCTGCCCGAGGGCATCCGAGTCGGCACTGTGATGAGGA CGGGTGTGGTCCCGAACAAGGCTGGCAG gTTCTACGTGAACCTGCTGTGCGGCGAGGCCCCGGGGAGCGAGGCTGCGCTGCATTTCAATCCCCGCCTGGATGAGTCCACCGTGGTCTTCAACACCCTGGAGCAGGGCGCCTGGGGCCGCGAGGAGCGAGGCACGGGCATCCCCTTCCAGCGCGGGCAGCCCTTCGACGTGCTCCTCATCGCCACGGACGAAGGCTTCAAG GCGGTGGTCGGCGACTCCGAGTACCACCACTTCCGCTACCGGATCCCGCCGGCGCGCGTGCGCCTCCTGGAGGTGGGCGGGGACCTGCAGCTCGAGTCCGTGAGCGTCTTCTGA
- the LOC119875927 gene encoding galectin-7-like, which yields MESLGGLGDSEAVDQTHLPAPPSDPTLPILERSCGARAVGLAVGWGGGSQAAVILLGLGVGGLGQPSPAVPAPGSWLAGRQPSPAAPLPLPPAARAGSSNVPHKTSLPEGIRVGTVMRIRGVVPNKAGRFYVNLLCGEAPGSEAALHFNPRLDESTVVFNTLEQGAWGREERGTGIPFQRGQPFDVLLIATDEGFKAVVGDSEYHHFRYRIPPARVRLLEVGGDLQLESVSVF from the exons ATGGAGAGTCTGGGAGGCCTGGGGGACAGTGAGGCGGTGGATCAG ACCCATCTGccagctcctccctctgaccCCACCCTTCCTATCCTGGAGCGCTCCTGTGGGGCCCGGGCTGTGGGGCTGGCagtgggctggggtggagggtcCCAGGCTGCTGTCATCCTCCTGGGTCTGGGTGTGGGCGGCCTAGGACAGCCGTCCCCTGCCGTCCCTGCCCCTGGGAGCTGGCTGGCTGGGAGG CAGCCATCCCCAGCAGCGCCACTGCCCCTGCCGCCCGCAGCCAGGGCAGGGAGCTCT AACGTGCCCCACAAGACCTCGCTGCCCGAGGGCATCCGAGTCGGCACTGTGATGAGGATTCGGGGTGTGGTCCCGAACAAGGCTGGCAG gTTCTACGTGAACCTGCTGTGCGGCGAGGCCCCGGGGAGCGAGGCTGCGCTGCATTTCAATCCCCGCCTGGATGAGTCCACCGTGGTCTTCAACACCCTGGAGCAGGGCGCCTGGGGCCGCGAGGAGCGAGGCACGGGCATCCCCTTCCAGCGCGGGCAGCCCTTCGACGTGCTCCTCATCGCCACGGACGAAGGCTTCAAG GCGGTGGTCGGCGACTCCGAGTACCACCACTTCCGCTACCGGATCCCGCCGGCGCGCGTGCGCCTCCTGGAGGTGGGCGGGGACCTGCAGCTCGAGTCCGTGAGCGTCTTCTGA